The Mesotoga infera region AACTGAAGAAGGCGCCGAATCGCTTAACAGAGCGCTCGACCAACATAAAGATGAAACTGTTGATGACGTTAAATCCTTCATTTCAAATGCTGACAGAAGCGGAGGGCAGAAGATTCTTAGCCACATTTTTTCGGAAAACGAGGAGAGAGTCGAGAAGAACCTTGCAGCTCAAGCGGGGCTAAAGAAAGACCAGGTTTCCGGTATTCTTTCAAAGATTGCTCCTCTTCTTCTGGCTGCACTTGGAAATGAGAAGAAGGAAAACAACGTTGATTCATCGGGAATCGCAGGTTTCCTGAGCAACATTGTATCCAGTAGCAGTAGTAGCGGCATGATGGGAAAGGCTGCTGATATGCTGGACAAGGATAAAGACGGTAGTCTTCTCGATGATGCCGGTAGTTTTTTTGGAAAGTTCTCTAAGAAGTAAATCGGCGATTTCTACTGAAGATCGGTCAGTATCCGCAATACAGGATTTTAGAATACCACAAATAGAAGGGAGGAATTCGGATGTCAAAGCTTACCATCGTTGAAGGAATTGGACCTGTATTCGAAAAGAAACTCAAGGATGCAGGGATTAGCTCTATTGAGGGTCTGCTGAAGACCTGCGCCACCAAAAAGGCAAGAACTGAACTC contains the following coding sequences:
- a CDS encoding DUF937 domain-containing protein, with the protein product TEEGAESLNRALDQHKDETVDDVKSFISNADRSGGQKILSHIFSENEERVEKNLAAQAGLKKDQVSGILSKIAPLLLAALGNEKKENNVDSSGIAGFLSNIVSSSSSSGMMGKAADMLDKDKDGSLLDDAGSFFGKFSKK